Proteins from a genomic interval of Desulfovibrio aminophilus DSM 12254:
- a CDS encoding MlaC/ttg2D family ABC transporter substrate-binding protein, with the protein MKRTILSFAAGIALFGLLTATAWAGVPTDTVKEGVDKVISILQDPKYKGAKAISGEQLDRLRAAIRQFFDFDELTARAVGRPWLKFTPQQQKDLSSSFQELLEKTYISKFEGYNGEKFDYQKEMAQGNLAFVQSQVQANDGKLLAVNFRLIQKDGHWLIYDVIGEGISIMEIYRSQFAQELQNGTPDSLIGKVRDRVADIAAGRAPADDKAVLNDAAKQSATAKQ; encoded by the coding sequence ATGAAACGCACCATACTCTCGTTCGCCGCAGGCATCGCGCTTTTCGGGCTCCTGACCGCCACCGCCTGGGCCGGTGTGCCCACCGACACGGTCAAGGAGGGGGTTGACAAGGTCATCTCCATCCTGCAAGACCCTAAGTATAAAGGGGCCAAGGCGATCTCCGGCGAACAGCTGGACCGCCTGCGGGCGGCCATCCGGCAGTTCTTCGACTTCGACGAGCTGACCGCCCGTGCCGTGGGCCGCCCCTGGCTCAAGTTCACGCCGCAGCAGCAGAAGGATCTCAGCTCGAGTTTCCAGGAACTGCTGGAGAAGACGTACATCAGCAAGTTCGAGGGGTACAACGGCGAGAAGTTCGACTACCAGAAGGAGATGGCCCAGGGAAATCTGGCCTTTGTCCAGAGCCAGGTCCAGGCCAACGACGGCAAGCTCCTCGCGGTCAACTTCCGCCTCATTCAAAAGGATGGGCACTGGCTCATCTACGACGTGATCGGCGAGGGCATCTCCATCATGGAGATTTACCGCAGCCAGTTCGCGCAGGAATTGCAGAACGGCACCCCGGACAGCCTCATCGGCAAGGTCCGCGACAGGGTGGCCGACATCGCCGCGGGCAGGGCCCCGGCTGATGACAAGGCAGTGCTTAACGACGCGGCCAAGCAGTCGGCCACGGCGAAACAGTAA
- a CDS encoding outer membrane lipid asymmetry maintenance protein MlaD — MKKYSKETSVGIFVLVGLIGIAYMSIKLGNLGLFTDNYMTLRAAFTNVSGLKINSPVQMYGVDVGYVDGIQLDLSGDIPLARVSMKVHKGIDIRDDATASVKTSGLIGDKFVGLTAGAVGQPLKDGDGIFQTNPALDLEDLLAKFATPSVNK, encoded by the coding sequence ATGAAGAAATATTCCAAGGAAACCTCGGTGGGCATCTTCGTGCTGGTGGGCCTCATCGGCATCGCCTACATGAGCATCAAGCTCGGCAACCTGGGCCTGTTCACCGACAACTACATGACCCTCAGGGCCGCGTTCACCAACGTCTCCGGGCTCAAGATCAACTCGCCCGTGCAGATGTACGGCGTGGACGTGGGCTACGTGGACGGCATCCAGCTCGACCTCTCCGGCGACATTCCCCTGGCCCGGGTGAGCATGAAGGTGCACAAGGGCATCGACATCCGCGACGACGCAACGGCCTCGGTGAAGACCAGCGGCCTCATCGGCGACAAGTTCGTGGGACTCACCGCCGGAGCCGTGGGCCAGCCCCTCAAGGACGGGGACGGCATCTTCCAGACGAACCCGGCCCTGGACCTGGAAGATCTGCTGGCCAAGTTCGCCACGCCAAGCGTCAACAAATAA
- the secA gene encoding preprotein translocase subunit SecA, whose product MLLKLLFGSKNERYIKRLRPMVARINALEPDMLKLSDADFPARIAAWKEEVRNGRKVDDLLPEVFALVREAGKRVLNMRHFDVQLVGGIALHEGNIAEMKTGEGKTLVATLPVVLNALSGKGVHVVTVNDYLAKRDAAWMGRLYGFLGLTTGVIVHGLSDQERQESYGADITYGTNNEFGFDYLRDNMKFYKESLVQRDLHFAIVDEVDSILIDEARTPLIISGPAEMSTQLYRRVDTVIPPLKRSSPRPANLPQGEDFIPDGDFEVDEKARTVTLTDQGVERVEKLLGIDNLFDPTNMTLQHHVLQGLKAHHLFKRDVDYIVKDGQVVIVDEFTGRLMPGRRYSDGLHQALEAKENVTVEAENQTLASITFQNYFRMYDKLAGMTGTADTESVEFKQIYELDVIVIPTNRPMVRKDHPDMIFRTQPEKFRAIVEEIADCHKRGQPVLVGTVSIEKSELVSGLLKKLGVPHNVLNAKQHEKEAEIVAEAGQKGKVTIATNMAGRGTDIVLGEGVKELGGLHIIGTERHESRRIDNQLRGRSGRQGDPGSSRFYLALDDDLMRLFGSDRISGLMEKLGMEENVPIENKLVSRAIEGSQKRVEGHNFEIRKQLLDFDNVMNQQREVIYSQRRELMYAENLDSIVEEYAQDVLADILGPASEGKDMDPEMAEMVRSRLDEVFDFDRFPGFRRNLPNKTQALAWINETTGALKDAAPDHYQEIARYFTLESLDRNWKDHLLNMDHLRDGIGLRGYGQKDPKQEYKREGFELFRDMLDNIKENTLRALCHLRIKTEVREEEYQHKETAGNLQYAGSADGSDKTKEPKRRVEPKVGRNDPCPCGSGKKYKKCCGAK is encoded by the coding sequence ATGCTGCTCAAACTGCTCTTCGGCTCCAAGAACGAACGCTACATCAAGCGCCTGCGCCCCATGGTGGCGCGCATCAACGCGCTGGAGCCGGACATGCTCAAGCTTTCCGACGCCGACTTCCCGGCCAGGATCGCGGCCTGGAAGGAGGAGGTGCGCAACGGGCGCAAGGTGGACGACCTGTTGCCCGAGGTCTTCGCCCTGGTGCGCGAGGCGGGCAAGCGCGTTCTGAACATGCGCCACTTCGACGTCCAGCTCGTCGGCGGCATCGCCCTGCACGAAGGCAACATCGCGGAGATGAAGACCGGTGAAGGCAAGACCCTGGTGGCCACCCTGCCCGTGGTGCTCAACGCCCTCTCGGGCAAGGGCGTGCACGTGGTCACGGTCAACGACTACCTGGCCAAGCGCGACGCGGCCTGGATGGGCCGTCTCTACGGCTTCCTGGGCCTGACCACGGGCGTCATCGTCCACGGCCTCTCGGACCAGGAACGCCAGGAGTCCTACGGCGCGGACATCACCTACGGCACGAACAACGAGTTCGGCTTCGACTACCTGCGCGACAACATGAAGTTCTACAAGGAGTCCCTGGTCCAGCGCGACCTGCACTTCGCCATCGTGGACGAGGTGGACTCCATCCTCATCGACGAGGCGCGCACCCCGCTGATCATCTCCGGCCCGGCCGAGATGTCCACCCAGCTCTACCGCCGCGTGGACACGGTCATCCCGCCGCTCAAGCGCTCCTCCCCCCGCCCGGCGAACCTGCCCCAGGGCGAGGATTTCATCCCCGACGGCGACTTCGAGGTGGACGAGAAGGCCCGCACCGTGACCCTCACGGACCAGGGCGTGGAGCGCGTGGAAAAACTCCTCGGCATCGACAACCTCTTCGATCCCACGAACATGACCCTCCAGCACCACGTGCTCCAGGGCCTCAAGGCGCACCACCTGTTCAAGCGCGATGTGGACTACATCGTCAAGGACGGCCAGGTGGTCATCGTGGACGAGTTCACCGGGCGGCTCATGCCCGGGCGGCGCTACTCCGACGGCCTGCACCAGGCCCTGGAGGCCAAGGAGAACGTCACGGTGGAGGCCGAAAACCAGACGCTGGCCTCGATCACCTTCCAGAACTACTTCCGCATGTACGACAAGCTGGCGGGCATGACCGGCACGGCCGACACCGAGTCGGTGGAATTCAAGCAGATCTACGAGCTGGACGTCATCGTCATTCCCACCAACCGACCCATGGTCCGCAAGGACCACCCGGACATGATCTTCCGCACCCAGCCTGAGAAATTCCGGGCCATCGTGGAGGAGATAGCGGACTGCCACAAGCGCGGTCAGCCCGTGCTGGTGGGCACCGTGTCCATCGAGAAGTCCGAGCTGGTTTCGGGCCTGCTCAAGAAGCTCGGCGTGCCCCACAACGTGCTCAACGCCAAGCAGCACGAAAAAGAGGCCGAGATCGTGGCCGAGGCCGGCCAGAAGGGCAAGGTCACCATCGCCACCAACATGGCCGGCCGCGGCACGGACATCGTGCTCGGCGAGGGCGTCAAGGAACTGGGCGGCCTGCACATCATCGGCACCGAGCGCCACGAGTCCCGGCGCATCGACAACCAGTTGCGCGGTCGCTCCGGCCGCCAGGGCGACCCGGGCAGCTCCCGCTTCTACCTGGCCCTGGACGACGACCTCATGCGCCTGTTCGGCTCGGACCGCATTTCCGGGTTGATGGAAAAGCTGGGCATGGAAGAAAACGTGCCCATCGAGAACAAGCTCGTGTCCCGGGCCATCGAGGGTTCGCAGAAGCGCGTGGAAGGCCACAACTTCGAGATCCGCAAGCAGCTCCTGGACTTCGACAACGTCATGAACCAGCAGCGCGAGGTCATCTACTCCCAGCGCCGCGAACTCATGTACGCCGAGAACCTGGATTCCATCGTGGAGGAGTACGCCCAGGACGTGCTCGCGGACATCCTGGGACCAGCCTCCGAGGGCAAGGACATGGACCCCGAAATGGCCGAGATGGTCCGCTCGCGCCTGGACGAGGTCTTCGACTTCGACCGCTTCCCCGGCTTCCGCCGCAACCTGCCCAACAAGACCCAGGCCCTGGCCTGGATCAACGAGACCACCGGCGCGCTCAAGGACGCGGCCCCGGACCACTACCAGGAAATCGCCCGCTACTTCACGCTGGAATCCCTGGACCGCAACTGGAAGGACCACCTGCTGAACATGGACCACCTGCGCGACGGCATCGGCCTGCGCGGCTACGGCCAGAAAGACCCCAAGCAGGAGTACAAGCGCGAGGGCTTCGAACTCTTCCGCGACATGCTCGACAACATCAAGGAGAACACCCTGCGGGCCCTCTGCCACCTGCGCATCAAGACCGAGGTGCGCGAGGAGGAGTACCAGCACAAGGAAACCGCCGGGAACCTCCAGTACGCCGGGAGCGCGGACGGCTCGGACAAAACCAAGGAACCCAAGCGCCGGGTCGAACCCAAGGTCGGCCGCAACGACCCCTGCCCCTGCGGCTCGGGCAAGAAATACAAGAAGTGCTGCGGCGCCAAATAG
- a CDS encoding MlaA family lipoprotein, translating to MGTSAARSLVLTIGVLFLMAGAALAADGQQVAQLEDTYYSQELWDASGKTPTGPAATPDTSDIAPDSVPGWNRFWFDVNDRLYYYLFKPVAQGYGYVIPEKPRTWVNNFFHNLLFPMRFVNCLLQGKFRAAGVETSRFIANTAFGYGGLSNFAYDLKPTKPTASGDEDTGQTFGAWGMGNGTYLVWPIIGPSTVRDTFGYAGDYFMRPTTYLHPWYWSMGATAYDKLNNLSLRIGEYETLTESAIDPYIAMRDAYLRYRAQKVQE from the coding sequence ATGGGCACATCCGCGGCGCGCTCACTCGTCCTGACCATCGGCGTTCTGTTCCTCATGGCCGGGGCCGCCCTGGCCGCCGACGGTCAGCAGGTCGCCCAGCTTGAGGACACCTACTACTCCCAGGAGCTGTGGGACGCCTCCGGCAAGACCCCCACGGGCCCCGCCGCCACGCCGGACACCTCGGACATCGCCCCCGACTCCGTTCCCGGCTGGAACCGCTTCTGGTTCGACGTCAACGACCGGCTCTATTACTACCTGTTCAAGCCCGTGGCCCAGGGCTACGGTTACGTGATCCCGGAAAAGCCCCGCACCTGGGTCAACAACTTTTTCCACAACCTGCTCTTCCCCATGCGCTTCGTGAACTGCCTGCTCCAGGGCAAGTTCCGCGCCGCGGGTGTCGAGACGTCCCGCTTCATCGCCAACACCGCCTTCGGTTACGGCGGCCTCTCCAACTTCGCATACGACCTCAAGCCCACCAAGCCCACGGCTTCGGGCGACGAGGACACCGGCCAGACCTTCGGCGCCTGGGGCATGGGCAACGGCACCTATCTCGTCTGGCCCATCATCGGCCCCTCCACCGTGCGCGACACCTTCGGCTACGCGGGCGACTATTTCATGCGGCCCACCACGTACCTCCACCCCTGGTACTGGTCCATGGGCGCCACCGCCTACGACAAGCTGAACAACCTGTCGCTGCGCATCGGCGAGTACGAGACGCTGACCGAAAGCGCCATCGATCCCTACATCGCCATGCGCGACGCCTATCTCCGCTACCGGGCGCAGAAGGTCCAGGAATAA
- a CDS encoding (Fe-S)-binding protein codes for MRKHAPHTPPGLDGCVLCGKCLEACPLLAATGREELSPRAKAVLTAHGDSRTAEDLARLCLGCGRCVRVCPQGQDAPAVVAGLRAARPDFRQWLWKAALARSGALWPVAATLAKPIPKDFLQKRLGGLLKGLGALSRPGCEPFARVESPSDAWRGRRAALFSGCAGAHAARRWTDKAARILELAGVERAQAHFQCCGATLGSAGLPRERDAARAANVAAWRAAGRPLLAAFCASCLAGLRAYAGSGLFRDAEEEAAWTASITPLSAILQGGGFVLTRNPGRVAWHTPCHADVPDPDPALWLGVPGLDLESPEARCCGFGGVLQLADPALAARVSALRWENLRADLVLTGCSACAMQLAATASEGVRAAHWLDALDL; via the coding sequence ATGCGGAAACACGCGCCCCATACCCCGCCCGGCCTCGACGGCTGCGTGCTCTGCGGCAAGTGCCTGGAGGCCTGCCCGCTTCTGGCGGCCACGGGCCGCGAGGAACTGTCGCCCCGGGCCAAGGCCGTGCTCACCGCCCACGGCGACTCGCGCACGGCCGAGGATCTGGCCCGGCTCTGCCTGGGCTGCGGCCGCTGCGTGCGGGTCTGCCCCCAGGGCCAGGACGCGCCCGCCGTGGTGGCCGGTTTGCGAGCCGCGCGGCCGGACTTCCGGCAGTGGCTCTGGAAGGCGGCCCTGGCCCGAAGCGGGGCGCTCTGGCCTGTCGCCGCCACGCTCGCCAAGCCGATTCCCAAGGACTTTCTGCAAAAGCGCCTGGGCGGTCTGCTCAAGGGGCTGGGCGCGCTCTCCCGGCCGGGCTGCGAGCCGTTCGCCCGGGTCGAGAGCCCGTCCGACGCATGGCGCGGGCGGCGCGCGGCCCTGTTCAGCGGCTGCGCGGGCGCGCACGCGGCCCGACGCTGGACGGACAAGGCCGCGCGAATCCTGGAGCTGGCCGGAGTGGAACGCGCGCAGGCCCATTTCCAGTGCTGCGGCGCGACCCTGGGCTCGGCCGGGTTGCCCCGTGAACGCGACGCGGCCCGGGCGGCCAACGTGGCGGCCTGGCGCGCGGCCGGGCGGCCCCTGCTGGCGGCCTTCTGCGCCTCCTGCCTGGCGGGCCTGCGGGCCTACGCCGGGTCCGGGCTCTTCCGCGACGCGGAGGAAGAGGCGGCCTGGACCGCGTCGATCACCCCCCTTTCCGCGATTTTGCAAGGCGGCGGCTTTGTGCTAACCAGGAACCCGGGCCGCGTGGCTTGGCACACGCCCTGCCACGCCGACGTCCCGGACCCGGACCCGGCCCTCTGGCTCGGCGTGCCGGGCCTGGACCTGGAATCGCCCGAGGCGCGTTGCTGCGGCTTCGGCGGTGTGCTCCAACTGGCCGACCCGGCCCTGGCGGCGCGGGTGTCGGCGCTACGATGGGAAAACCTCCGGGCGGACCTCGTGCTCACGGGCTGCTCGGCCTGCGCCATGCAGCTCGCGGCCACGGCCTCCGAAGGAGTCCGGGCCGCGCACTGGCTGGACGCCCTGGACCTGTAA
- a CDS encoding SIMPL domain-containing protein (The SIMPL domain is named for its presence in mouse protein SIMPL (signalling molecule that associates with mouse pelle-like kinase). Bacterial member BP26, from Brucella, was shown to assemble into a channel-like structure, while YggE from E. coli has been associated with resistance to oxidative stress.) gives MNSRPAFILALGLILASAVLAWAFYASRLPQNTIEATGSARVKVVSDVAKWRGSIFRTVAETDLKQGYAQLRTDLQALKDYLKAAGLPETALELQPVSMEQVYQQNPSAPREQTLRQGFTVTSSDTARITTLGLDQTLMDQGVQLTTYSLEYYVSRLPEMRVELLGQAVKDARRRAQEIAGSDGRGVGALQSARIGVVQVLAPNSVEVSGSGAYDTSTVDKEVMVTVRAEFAVR, from the coding sequence ATGAACAGCAGACCGGCGTTCATCCTGGCCCTGGGCCTGATCCTGGCCTCGGCCGTCCTGGCCTGGGCCTTCTACGCCTCGCGCCTGCCGCAGAACACCATCGAGGCCACGGGCTCGGCCCGGGTCAAGGTGGTTTCGGACGTGGCCAAGTGGCGCGGGAGCATCTTCCGCACCGTGGCCGAGACGGACCTCAAGCAGGGCTACGCCCAGCTGCGTACCGACCTCCAAGCCCTCAAGGACTACCTCAAGGCCGCCGGGCTGCCCGAGACCGCCCTGGAGCTTCAACCGGTCAGCATGGAGCAGGTCTACCAGCAGAACCCCAGCGCCCCGCGCGAACAGACCCTGCGCCAGGGCTTCACCGTGACTTCCTCGGACACGGCCAGGATCACGACCCTGGGCCTGGACCAGACTCTCATGGACCAGGGGGTGCAGTTGACCACCTATTCCCTGGAATACTACGTTTCTCGGTTGCCCGAGATGCGCGTGGAGCTGTTGGGCCAGGCCGTGAAGGACGCCCGCCGCCGGGCCCAGGAGATCGCCGGCAGCGACGGCCGGGGCGTGGGAGCGCTCCAGTCCGCGCGCATCGGCGTGGTCCAGGTTCTGGCGCCCAATTCCGTGGAAGTTTCCGGCTCCGGCGCCTACGACACCTCCACCGTGGACAAGGAAGTCATGGTCACGGTGCGCGCCGAATTCGCGGTGCGCTAG
- a CDS encoding peptidoglycan bridge formation glycyltransferase FemA/FemB family protein, which yields MDIRSKAMAALFPTDILFQTSYWAQVKARLGLQPRAFDIPTAGPGKDVLVLLKPFGKHNIAIVPQGPEHAPAEEEYGTFLEDFSAALAKTLGPEVAFIRYDLPWLSPYAGVMQNEGWDAFPEPRVRELRMNMGTRFWNIRKAREDMTVASSLVVDLVGNEEEMLGRMKPKTRYNIGLARRKGVIVREADALGLPDFHALYRQTALRNGFTPCGSEHFSAMFQSLLSAPDRSDLLFLLARHGSDVLAGAIVGISGETANFLYGASSDTKRNMMASSLMHWTAMLMARERGCVRYDLGAVSPSDTPDHPFHGLYRFKTGFGGRIEYRSGSWDYPLRQDVYDEYRNAELVFSAHGQHTPYPH from the coding sequence GTGGACATCAGATCAAAGGCAATGGCCGCATTGTTCCCCACGGACATCCTGTTCCAGACCTCGTACTGGGCGCAGGTCAAGGCCCGGCTCGGCCTCCAGCCCAGGGCGTTCGACATTCCAACGGCCGGGCCGGGCAAGGATGTGCTCGTCCTGCTCAAGCCGTTCGGAAAGCACAACATCGCCATCGTGCCCCAAGGGCCGGAACATGCGCCGGCCGAGGAGGAGTACGGAACTTTCCTCGAGGACTTCTCCGCGGCCCTGGCCAAGACCCTGGGCCCGGAAGTGGCCTTCATCCGCTACGATCTGCCCTGGCTCTCCCCATACGCTGGCGTGATGCAAAATGAGGGCTGGGACGCCTTTCCCGAGCCGAGAGTGCGCGAACTGCGCATGAACATGGGCACCAGGTTCTGGAACATCAGAAAAGCCCGCGAAGACATGACCGTGGCCAGTTCCCTGGTCGTGGACCTCGTGGGGAACGAGGAAGAGATGCTCGGGCGCATGAAACCGAAGACGCGTTACAACATCGGGCTCGCGCGGCGCAAGGGCGTCATCGTGCGGGAAGCCGACGCGCTGGGCCTGCCCGACTTCCACGCCCTGTACCGGCAGACGGCCCTGCGCAACGGTTTCACCCCCTGCGGGTCGGAGCACTTCAGCGCCATGTTCCAGTCCCTGCTCTCCGCCCCGGATCGCTCGGATCTGCTCTTTCTGCTCGCGCGGCACGGCTCCGACGTCCTGGCCGGAGCCATCGTCGGCATCTCGGGCGAAACGGCGAACTTCCTCTACGGGGCCTCCTCCGACACCAAACGGAACATGATGGCCTCCAGCCTCATGCACTGGACCGCCATGCTCATGGCCCGCGAACGCGGCTGTGTCCGGTATGACCTGGGGGCCGTCTCGCCCTCCGACACTCCGGACCACCCGTTCCACGGCCTCTACCGCTTCAAGACGGGATTCGGCGGCAGGATCGAGTACAGGTCCGGTTCCTGGGACTACCCCCTGCGCCAGGACGTGTACGACGAATACCGCAACGCGGAACTCGTGTTCTCGGCCCACGGGCAGCACACTCCTTATCCGCACTGA
- a CDS encoding metallophosphoesterase family protein: MLLAVISDSHLGAPSPWLESVYTRHLAGADALVHCGDITAESVWAFFLQHPNFHACLGNCDWTLGSQLQPVARLSLDGLNIAVTHGFGPRSEVPRRVAQALGPEADLVCFGHTHARYFSDEHGALLVNPGSLAEGSLALLTLEPGRRPACRFVDI; encoded by the coding sequence ATGCTCCTGGCCGTCATCTCCGACTCCCACCTGGGCGCGCCCTCGCCCTGGCTGGAGTCCGTCTACACGCGCCACCTGGCCGGGGCCGACGCCCTGGTCCACTGCGGCGACATCACCGCCGAGTCCGTCTGGGCCTTTTTTCTCCAGCATCCCAACTTCCACGCCTGTCTCGGCAACTGCGACTGGACCCTCGGCTCCCAGCTCCAACCCGTGGCCCGGCTTTCCCTCGACGGTCTGAACATCGCCGTGACTCACGGCTTCGGCCCCCGCTCCGAGGTGCCCCGCCGCGTGGCCCAGGCCCTCGGCCCCGAGGCCGACCTCGTCTGCTTCGGGCACACCCACGCCCGATACTTCTCCGACGAGCACGGCGCGCTGCTCGTCAATCCCGGTTCCCTGGCCGAAGGCTCCCTGGCCCTGCTCACCCTGGAGCCCGGCCGACGCCCCGCCTGTCGTTTCGTGGATATCTGA
- a CDS encoding methyl-accepting chemotaxis protein gives MMRLMSIGTRIFLLLGLIVCFVAGTVLAFLHNAGKIEAMGVEQVQVQMLDLQKQKIQVATRSMALSLGQGLTGVSDDAERVEFIRRAVDPIRFEEDKSGYYFVYRGTVNVALPPKKEVQGSDMAESKDKNGVFFVRELARQAAAGGGFVQYIFPKPGKGDQPKLGYAEMIPGTDLWIGTGIYIDNIEQAKKGIAQAVGELVRADTLMLLSVLGAVFLFFVLPLSVVTIRGIVRPLSQATRAACGIAEGSYDVNLDESGRDEVASLQKALNSMARTLRGNIAQITAKSAEAEDKARMAERALADAEQARGQAERARREGILLAAGRLEAIVEKVTGAAEAIAARSRDIREGTDVQRDRIQSTATAMEEMNATVLEVARNASEAAESGNRARSQAEKGSEVVSQSVEALRATYSEADHLQENMNQLGGQAESIGRILGVITDIADQTNLLALNAAIEAARAGDAGRGFAVVADEVRKLAEKTMTATREVGEAIAGIQNAATANIGTTRKVLDDLSRAVDLSNHSGEALRAIVAGVQTSADQIRGIATAAEEQSAASEEINKSVEEINGITTSTARNVADSARAVEELDEQMARLRDLIRELKEG, from the coding sequence ATGATGCGTCTCATGTCCATCGGAACACGGATATTCCTCCTGCTGGGCCTCATCGTCTGCTTCGTGGCCGGGACGGTGCTGGCCTTTCTGCACAACGCCGGAAAGATCGAAGCCATGGGCGTTGAACAGGTCCAGGTTCAGATGCTCGACCTCCAGAAACAAAAGATCCAGGTGGCCACGCGCAGCATGGCCCTGTCCTTGGGCCAGGGATTGACGGGCGTTTCCGATGACGCGGAACGGGTGGAGTTCATCCGCCGGGCCGTGGACCCCATCCGTTTCGAGGAGGACAAGTCCGGCTACTACTTCGTCTATCGGGGCACGGTGAACGTGGCCCTGCCGCCCAAGAAGGAGGTTCAGGGGTCGGACATGGCCGAGAGCAAGGACAAGAACGGGGTCTTCTTCGTCCGGGAGCTGGCCAGGCAGGCGGCGGCCGGGGGCGGCTTCGTGCAGTACATCTTTCCCAAGCCGGGCAAGGGCGACCAGCCCAAGCTGGGGTATGCCGAGATGATTCCGGGCACGGACCTCTGGATCGGCACCGGCATCTACATCGACAACATCGAACAGGCCAAGAAGGGTATCGCCCAGGCCGTCGGGGAGCTGGTCCGCGCCGACACCCTGATGCTTCTCTCGGTGCTCGGGGCCGTCTTTCTCTTCTTCGTGCTGCCGCTGAGCGTCGTGACCATCCGGGGCATCGTGCGGCCGCTGTCCCAGGCCACCAGGGCGGCCTGCGGCATCGCCGAGGGGAGCTACGATGTGAACCTCGACGAGTCCGGCCGCGACGAGGTGGCCAGCCTGCAGAAGGCGCTCAACAGCATGGCCCGCACCCTGCGCGGGAACATCGCCCAGATCACGGCCAAGTCCGCCGAGGCCGAGGACAAGGCCCGCATGGCCGAGCGCGCCCTGGCCGACGCCGAACAGGCCCGGGGGCAGGCCGAGAGAGCCCGGCGCGAGGGAATCCTCCTGGCCGCCGGCCGCCTGGAGGCCATAGTGGAGAAGGTCACCGGCGCGGCCGAGGCCATCGCGGCTCGTTCCCGCGACATCCGCGAGGGAACCGACGTGCAGCGCGACCGCATCCAGTCCACGGCCACGGCCATGGAGGAGATGAACGCCACGGTGCTGGAGGTGGCCCGCAACGCCTCCGAGGCCGCCGAGTCCGGCAACCGCGCCCGGTCCCAGGCCGAGAAGGGCTCCGAGGTGGTGAGCCAGTCCGTGGAGGCCCTGCGCGCCACTTACAGCGAGGCCGACCATCTGCAGGAGAACATGAACCAGCTGGGCGGCCAGGCCGAGTCCATCGGTCGGATTCTCGGGGTCATCACGGACATCGCGGACCAGACCAACCTGTTGGCGCTGAACGCGGCCATCGAGGCGGCCCGGGCCGGCGACGCCGGACGGGGTTTCGCCGTGGTGGCCGACGAGGTGCGCAAGCTGGCCGAGAAGACCATGACCGCCACCAGGGAGGTGGGCGAGGCCATCGCGGGAATCCAGAACGCGGCCACGGCCAACATCGGGACCACCCGCAAGGTGCTCGACGACCTGAGCCGGGCCGTGGACCTCTCCAACCATTCGGGTGAGGCCCTGCGGGCCATCGTGGCCGGGGTGCAGACCTCGGCCGACCAGATCCGGGGCATCGCCACCGCCGCCGAGGAGCAGTCGGCGGCCTCGGAGGAGATCAACAAGTCGGTGGAGGAGATCAACGGGATCACCACGTCCACGGCCCGGAACGTGGCCGACTCGGCGCGGGCCGTGGAGGAACTCGACGAGCAGATGGCCCGCCTGCGCGACCTGATCCGGGAACTGAAGGAAGGCTAG